The Fimbriimonas ginsengisoli Gsoil 348 genome window below encodes:
- a CDS encoding phospholipase D-like domain-containing protein produces MNDSTVLVTTLPDQLLCGTEFDVRRTAGVLVQLVTEAKEELLIASPFITADDEYMGGESMYQSLVAATKRGVKLICFLSTSGAKDVLSNGLHRELHNLTLFEPSSALAAEKRMGSHAKVVIADSMSAYIGSANFTYPGLHSQLEIGVHVHGDIARECRCLWNIVQANGYFQQVFP; encoded by the coding sequence ATGAACGATTCAACTGTGCTGGTTACGACATTGCCGGACCAGCTACTATGTGGGACCGAGTTTGATGTCCGGCGAACTGCTGGGGTGCTCGTTCAACTTGTTACGGAAGCCAAAGAGGAGCTTCTCATTGCCTCTCCCTTCATCACCGCGGATGATGAGTATATGGGTGGGGAGAGCATGTATCAGTCCTTGGTAGCAGCGACAAAAAGAGGTGTTAAGCTTATCTGCTTCCTCTCGACCAGTGGCGCAAAGGACGTGCTGTCCAATGGGCTTCACCGTGAACTACATAACCTAACGCTCTTCGAGCCTAGCAGTGCACTTGCTGCTGAGAAGCGCATGGGTTCGCACGCAAAAGTGGTGATTGCAGACTCAATGAGTGCCTACATTGGGAGTGCCAATTTCACCTATCCTGGCCTGCACTCCCAGTTGGAGATCGGAGTACACGTCCACGGGGATATCGCTCGGGAGTGCAGGTGCCTCTGGAACATAGTTCAGGCGAACGGCTACTTCCAGCAAGTCTTCCCTTAG
- a CDS encoding ATP-binding cassette domain-containing protein, translated as MPKSNFSSNAAPWSSEKIAECYPEAWELIDVRAKSTGKLLTLRSVSGSKQLKTITLSRFSYLFQKDTSEQEPSLANRDYLVINEDDEPQVSKLLCNGFGELATAILKPYFRNTSVMPVANGTSLCLCCAEVVSASDYDAVRWLNKFHYRTLNMWGRSTALILRLLDEHTKRPFNGAIGYVMLNSPPLLTTPRDRLFEWDSIGRLAHVDRVVRIARVVVHPEFRGIGTGRLLVEAARSYAELHWNAAGKKPVLLETVAEMSRLHPLFQKGGMLLLGETSGREEVLITPKDKLDHQMGSGHWRSSLDRMKMKASSPKPYYAVPLSGCPIAVYDRIQLAHVAVASEEASCAQVQPPLIRFCRATIGHIVSAHIPRLSSSSLGLNQDLVPLHNEITRIHQALRRIPDEVAVDNDSHMGAYSALAGAVSQAISEYKCQVGLAYDQSSALSDSIIGVANDLARTLEALHASRSTLSQTIDLFQSALSNFLSEQHGSLKENELLRISSVHDTLRSVKVKLSRSTNSTRELEIVSAFGLDEDSDSNCVIEDFSLDIPPGSIVLLEGASGSGKSTLLESLFGKTQIHSGTITPAALGNEVANLDLNFNEHLAVIDLIDASTRDACMYLNSAGISEAKVYLKKRNQLSHGQRYRVAAAMLVASGKSVWVADEFCAFLDPLTSVMVASGIAKLARLRGATLIVAAADATRIAAALAPDIRLRLVSGGRPNPDPILRFFSGVGAALEEAKEADLSPHKYLSDNDLLYHRLTTDILEWPESQDEVRVSRLTAELSGIGQDWTMGTLRRQIGIRIALMRHARDNAN; from the coding sequence GTGCCCAAGTCAAACTTCTCCTCCAACGCTGCTCCATGGAGCAGCGAGAAGATAGCCGAATGCTATCCAGAAGCGTGGGAATTGATAGACGTGCGGGCCAAATCGACGGGCAAACTCTTGACTTTAAGGTCCGTTTCGGGCTCCAAACAGCTCAAGACAATTACTTTGTCTCGATTTTCATACTTGTTTCAGAAGGACACTTCCGAGCAAGAACCGAGTCTGGCAAACAGGGATTACCTCGTAATAAACGAAGACGACGAACCCCAGGTGAGCAAGCTCCTCTGCAACGGGTTTGGCGAACTCGCCACCGCAATTCTCAAACCATACTTTCGGAATACTTCCGTCATGCCGGTCGCTAATGGGACTTCACTCTGCCTCTGTTGTGCAGAGGTTGTTTCTGCCTCCGATTACGACGCCGTCAGATGGCTTAATAAATTTCACTATCGAACCTTAAATATGTGGGGCAGGTCTACTGCCCTCATCTTACGACTGCTTGACGAGCACACGAAGCGTCCATTCAATGGAGCCATCGGTTACGTCATGCTTAATTCCCCCCCTCTCCTTACAACTCCAAGAGACAGGCTTTTCGAATGGGATAGCATCGGAAGACTCGCGCATGTCGACCGCGTTGTGCGAATTGCCCGCGTTGTCGTGCACCCAGAGTTCCGAGGGATCGGCACGGGACGCTTACTAGTAGAGGCTGCGAGGTCATATGCAGAATTACACTGGAATGCAGCCGGAAAGAAGCCAGTGCTCCTAGAGACTGTCGCGGAGATGAGCCGCTTACATCCGCTGTTCCAAAAGGGCGGCATGCTCCTCCTTGGTGAGACCTCAGGCAGAGAAGAGGTTCTCATCACACCGAAAGACAAACTGGATCATCAGATGGGATCAGGGCACTGGAGATCGAGTCTCGACCGGATGAAAATGAAAGCATCTTCTCCGAAACCATATTACGCTGTTCCCTTATCAGGTTGTCCAATAGCAGTTTACGACCGAATACAGCTAGCTCACGTTGCAGTGGCTTCTGAAGAAGCTTCTTGCGCTCAAGTACAGCCTCCCCTCATTCGATTCTGCCGTGCAACTATTGGACACATTGTATCCGCTCATATTCCCAGGCTCTCATCGAGTTCACTCGGACTTAACCAAGACTTGGTTCCCTTACATAATGAAATCACTCGAATTCATCAGGCGCTAAGAAGAATTCCTGATGAAGTGGCTGTCGATAACGATTCCCACATGGGGGCCTACTCCGCGCTTGCCGGGGCTGTCTCCCAGGCGATCAGCGAATACAAGTGTCAGGTCGGTTTAGCCTATGATCAGTCATCGGCTCTCTCCGATTCCATAATCGGAGTTGCAAACGACCTCGCAAGAACCTTAGAGGCTCTCCATGCCTCCCGTTCAACGCTATCGCAGACGATTGACCTGTTTCAATCGGCACTATCGAACTTCCTTAGTGAACAGCATGGAAGCTTGAAGGAAAACGAACTACTCCGCATTAGTTCTGTCCACGACACACTCCGCTCAGTGAAAGTCAAGCTGTCCCGCTCGACGAACAGCACGAGAGAACTGGAGATTGTGTCGGCTTTCGGCCTCGACGAAGATTCCGACTCAAATTGCGTAATAGAAGACTTCTCCCTTGATATCCCACCAGGCTCCATAGTTCTACTTGAAGGGGCGAGCGGTAGCGGAAAGTCAACCCTTTTGGAAAGCCTGTTTGGCAAGACACAGATCCACTCAGGCACGATCACGCCTGCCGCTCTAGGCAATGAGGTTGCCAACCTAGACCTAAATTTCAATGAACACTTAGCAGTCATCGACCTGATTGATGCGAGTACACGCGACGCATGCATGTACCTTAATTCGGCTGGCATCTCAGAAGCGAAAGTCTATCTTAAAAAGCGGAACCAACTCTCGCATGGCCAACGATATCGAGTCGCGGCTGCAATGCTCGTCGCGTCGGGGAAGAGCGTCTGGGTTGCGGACGAATTCTGCGCGTTCCTCGATCCATTAACCTCAGTGATGGTAGCATCCGGGATAGCCAAGTTAGCCCGTCTGCGTGGAGCCACCTTAATTGTCGCCGCCGCAGACGCGACTCGGATTGCGGCTGCGCTTGCCCCCGACATTCGACTGAGGTTGGTATCCGGGGGAAGACCAAACCCAGATCCAATACTACGCTTCTTTAGTGGCGTAGGGGCGGCACTCGAAGAGGCTAAAGAAGCCGATCTTTCTCCACACAAGTATTTGTCAGATAACGACCTGCTGTATCATCGTTTGACAACTGACATATTGGAGTGGCCAGAATCTCAAGACGAGGTGAGAGTTTCTCGATTAACTGCGGAGCTTTCTGGGATCGGGCAGGACTGGACTATGGGAACTCTTCGAAGGCAAATAGGGATAAGAATTGCACTGATGCGACACGCTAGAGATAACGCAAACTAA
- a CDS encoding ArdC-like ssDNA-binding domain-containing protein yields the protein MSITATNDKAATLAASALTRLSEALASGNSDELTRYLDVMSRFHRYSFHNCLLILCQRPEATQVAGFNRWKELGRWVKKGEKGIAILAPSMRRPRPDELPEDEDADRKDAPKIVTRFVTVYVFDAEQTEGEPLPTLGKTSGQVGCYLTRLRDLVREKHIGLAYADNLGGALGLSHGQAITILRGLEPAEELSVLAHELAHELLHRGPRRIETTRQIREVEAEAVAYVVTQACGLENRTASWDYIRLYGGDEKLLAQSLTLVQHAACDMLTYIL from the coding sequence GTGTCCATTACTGCAACCAACGACAAAGCCGCGACCCTTGCGGCATCTGCCCTTACTCGCCTCTCTGAGGCGCTCGCCAGCGGCAACAGCGACGAACTGACCCGCTACCTCGACGTAATGTCCCGGTTCCACCGGTACTCCTTCCATAACTGTCTCCTGATCCTCTGCCAGCGGCCGGAAGCTACCCAAGTGGCGGGCTTCAACCGTTGGAAAGAGTTGGGACGATGGGTGAAGAAGGGTGAGAAGGGCATTGCCATTCTCGCACCATCCATGCGACGTCCACGGCCGGACGAACTCCCGGAGGACGAGGACGCCGACCGAAAGGACGCGCCCAAGATCGTCACGCGGTTTGTAACGGTCTACGTGTTCGATGCTGAGCAGACGGAAGGGGAACCTCTACCCACTCTCGGAAAGACATCGGGACAAGTTGGCTGCTATCTCACCCGCCTGAGGGACCTCGTGCGAGAGAAGCATATCGGCCTCGCTTACGCGGACAACCTGGGTGGAGCCCTTGGGCTCAGCCACGGACAGGCGATCACGATTCTACGCGGTTTGGAACCGGCAGAGGAGCTCTCAGTGCTTGCCCACGAATTGGCCCATGAACTACTCCACCGAGGACCACGCCGCATCGAGACGACAAGGCAGATCCGCGAGGTGGAAGCCGAGGCCGTTGCCTACGTCGTCACCCAGGCCTGCGGTCTCGAAAACCGGACCGCGAGTTGGGACTACATCCGGCTCTACGGTGGCGACGAGAAACTGCTCGCACAGTCACTTACGCTCGTGCAGCATGCTGCTTGCGATATGTTGACCTACATCCTATAA
- a CDS encoding restriction endonuclease, whose translation MPKKQPIRSTIKDKGLNTRKGRMVEQLAARLLRIGGIDVETRVMLPPAGGTGGRREIDILIRIRLPGGNEALYAVECKNEKKPIEAEYIDAFYGKLTYLGIPAENGIFVSRSTYRRGAVERAAAASVRLLRLTGLKDDGLTAMVLEAIQSVVYLLADIEEMTVSTSSNDGGPLFCTEDGSYAGNLMDLVHRAWAQGGIPRVLGQHEVVLAVPPHWRSRTAGEPAEVFEASAKVKVIGVVYTVVGEATTHTLTDHGTGVVQRGEIQARWDETKHRIVLASFGSSDELERHLQGLRGLIHVVARNVPMPRINVRSDWGRLYWPPSDQVLSTIVNRFDQGLPIGQPQDDFEGTVFDRVFDPVAAAYVARFH comes from the coding sequence GTGCCCAAGAAGCAGCCAATTCGTAGCACCATCAAGGACAAGGGCCTGAACACTCGGAAGGGACGAATGGTCGAGCAACTGGCCGCTCGGCTCCTTCGGATTGGCGGCATAGACGTGGAGACACGCGTCATGCTCCCCCCAGCAGGTGGTACCGGTGGGAGACGCGAGATCGACATCTTAATCCGCATTCGGTTGCCGGGGGGCAATGAAGCACTTTATGCCGTGGAGTGCAAGAACGAAAAGAAGCCGATCGAAGCGGAATACATCGACGCCTTCTACGGAAAGTTGACTTATCTCGGTATTCCGGCTGAGAACGGCATCTTTGTCTCGCGAAGTACGTACCGTCGCGGAGCCGTTGAAAGAGCCGCAGCGGCTAGTGTTCGACTCCTTCGATTGACCGGGCTAAAGGATGACGGGCTGACGGCTATGGTATTGGAGGCGATCCAGTCGGTCGTCTACCTCCTCGCAGATATAGAAGAAATGACTGTCTCTACATCTTCCAATGACGGGGGCCCGCTCTTCTGCACGGAAGACGGCTCCTATGCCGGGAATCTGATGGACTTAGTACACCGGGCATGGGCTCAAGGGGGAATCCCGAGGGTTTTGGGCCAACACGAAGTTGTATTAGCGGTCCCGCCCCACTGGCGTTCGCGCACAGCCGGGGAGCCAGCCGAGGTGTTTGAAGCTTCGGCAAAGGTCAAAGTGATTGGTGTCGTCTATACAGTTGTGGGCGAGGCGACTACCCACACACTAACAGACCATGGCACTGGAGTTGTCCAGCGAGGCGAAATCCAAGCACGGTGGGATGAGACTAAGCACCGTATTGTCTTGGCGTCCTTCGGATCGTCCGATGAGTTGGAGCGCCATTTGCAGGGGTTGCGCGGGCTAATCCACGTGGTGGCCCGCAATGTGCCGATGCCGCGTATTAACGTCCGTTCAGATTGGGGGAGGCTCTACTGGCCGCCCAGCGACCAAGTCTTGAGCACAATTGTGAATAGGTTTGACCAAGGACTGCCTATCGGTCAACCGCAAGACGACTTTGAGGGGACTGTGTTCGACCGGGTATTTGATCCAGTCGCGGCTGCGTATGTCGCCCGCTTCCACTAG